In the Streptomyces sp. 3214.6 genome, GTCCCCGATGGGCGAGTCGAGGGCCGTGAGCCGGTCCGCCTCGCGGTCGACGGCCGCGGCGGTCGCCGTCATCCAATGGCGGAAGAAGTCGGCGTCTAGCACTGGATCTCCTTGCGTGGTCGGTACGGTCGCAGCGCCTGCCCCTGGCTCAGACACCCCAGCGCAGCCCGGGAGTCCTCACCGGCGCGTTCCACAGCCGCAGCAGCTCCTCGTCGATCTGGCACAGGGTCACCGAGACGCCCGCCATGTCGAGGGACGTCACGTAGTTGCCGACGAGCGTATGGGCGACGGCCACCCCCCGCTGCGCCAGCACGCGCTGCACCTCGGCGTTGAACCCGTACAGCTCCAGCAGCGGCGTCGCGCCCATGCCGTTGACCAGCACAAGGACGGGGTTGCGGGGTGTCATGTCCTCCAGGATCGCGTGGACCGCGAAGTCGGCGATCTCCCCGGACGTCATCATCGCCCGCCGTTCCCGGCCGGGCTCCCCGTGGATGCCGACGCCCAGCTCCAGCTCGCCGTCCGGCAGGTCGAAGGTCGGGCCGCCCTTGGCCGGTGTCGTGCACGCGCTGAGCGCCACGCCGAAGCTGCGGGAGTTCTCGTTCACCTGCTGGGCGAGCGCCTCGACCCGCTCCAACGGCTGCCCCTCCTCGGCCGCGGCCCCCGCGATCTTCTCGACGAACAGTGTCGCCCCCGTACCGCGCCGCCCGGCCGTGTAGAGACTGTCGGTGACGGCCACGTCGTCATTGACCAGCACCTTCGCGATCTGGATGCCCTCGTCGTCGGCCAACTCGGCCGCCATGTCGAAGTTGAGGACGTCGCCGGTGTAGTTCTTGACGATGAACAGCACACCCGCCCCGCTGTTCACGGCTGCCGCCGCCCGCAACATCTGGTCCGGCACCGGCGACGTGAACACCTCGCCGGGGCAGGCCGCCGAGAGCATCCCGGGTCCGACGAAGCCGCCGTGCAGCGGCTCGTGCCCCGAGCCGCCGCCGGACACCAGCGCCACCTTCCCGGCCACCGGGGCGTCCCGCCGCACGATCACCCGGTTCTCGACGTCGACGGTCAGCTCTGGGTGAGCGGCCGCCATTCCGCGCAGCGCGTCCGCGACCACGGTCTCCGGAACGTTGATCAGCATCCTCACGGATACCTCCTGATGAGATTGACAGATCGGCTCATGACCTGTGTATGTGCGGGTCACATCGGGCTTGGTCAATTATCGGTCTGGGCGGGTGACGGCGCTCGGGGACGGGCTGTGGCGGTACTGATGCCGTCTTCGTGCTGCCTTCGTGCTGCCTTCGTGCTGCCTTCGTACTGTCTACGCGCTGTCAGACGATCGTTCTGGCCCCCAGAGCCGGAACGCCGTATTCGTTCACCGGATGTGGTGGGTTTCCCAGAAGGGGCCGAGGTCCTGGCCGGTCATGGACTGGGCGGCCTTCTTGAAGTCGGCGGTGGTGGAGACGCCGTACCAGTGGTCCTGGGCGTACCGCTTGAGGAGTCGTGCCATGCTGTCGGCGCCGAGGGTGCGCTCCAGGTCGGCCAGGGCGCAGGGCCCGGCGGTGTAGACGAGGTGGTATTCGCCGCGGTGCTGCGACCAGTAGGCCATCGAGGAGGTCAGCAGCGCTGTGCTGCCGTAGGGCCAGTAGACGTCCGACCAGCAGTCGCGGGTGTCCCAGCCGTAGAAGCGGGCGTTGGCGTACTGGGCGAAGCTCTCGTCCAGCCACGGTGAGGTGTACTCGTCGTTGCCGACGATGCCGTACCACCACTGGTGCGCCACTTCGTGGACGACGGCGCTGCCCTCCTCGGTGGTGCCGAGCAGCACGAGACCGGGGTACTCCATGCCGCCGCCGAACTGGCGGGTCATCACGAGGTCGATCTCGCCGTACGGGTAGTGGCCGAACTCCCGGCCGAACCGGTCGATCGCGGCGACGGCGTCCGCGCGGTTGAGACGCACGCCCTCGGCCGGGGTGTCGGACGCCCAGTACGACTTCACGCGCACGCCCCCGGGCGTGGTCTGCGTCGCCGTACGGAAGGGGCCCGCGGCCCACGCGAAGTCGCGCACCCGGTCCGCGACGCTGAGGGTGACCGTACGGCCCGGCCGGCCGGGCAGGGTCCGGGTACGACCGGTCGCGGGCACCTTCAGGGCCGACGGGTGATCGAGACGGACCCGGAAGTCGCTCGTCAGGGCGTAGAAGCTCTCACCGACCGCCACATACGGGTCGAGGTGCCACCCCTTCGCGTCGTGCACGGCGAGCACCGGCAGCGCGTTGCCGAGGAAGCGGTGGGCGCCCTCGCGGCCGAAGCGGGCATTGCGGTCGGGCACGGTGATGGAGACGTCGAAGGCGACCGACGTCCGCTCGCCGCGCGCGAGCGGCTTCGGCAGGGCGATGCGCAGGGCCGTGCAAGCCACGGTGAGCGAGCCCGGCGCGCCGCCGCCTACTCGCGACACGGTGACGCGGGCAGGCGTGTCGGGCGTGCCGCATCCGTCCTCGCCGTTGCCCCACAGCCGCAGGTACACCTCACGCAGCGGCCGGTCGGACGAGTTACGGAACGACACCCGCTGCCGTCCGCTCCAGTGGCTGCCGTCGGCGTCGGAGCGCAGAACCACGTCGTAGCGGGCGTGATCGGGCGTCGCCGCGGCCCTGGACACCCCCGACCGGGCCGCCGCGCCGGCATCACCCACTCCGGCGCCGACCGCCACGAGCAGCAGGAGCAGCACGACGAACAGACGACGAGCGGGCATGGGTGACCACACGGGTAGCGGTGACATGCCAGCCGATACTGCCACAACACACCGACGACGGACCGGAATTGGGCGGACTGTCAGGTGGAGGTGGGGAAGTTGAAGCCGGTGGGGGTGTGGTGCTGGGCGGGGTGGGGCCAGCGGGTGGTGATGACCTTGGGACGGGTGTAGAAGCGGATGCCTTCGGGGCCGTGGATGGGGGAGTCGCCGAGGAGGGAGTCCTTCCAGCCGCCGAAGGAGTAGTCCGTCGCTCTGCTTCGGGCCGGAGGCCGGCGGTGTGGTCACCGTCGGCTCGGCATGCTGGGGTCATGCTCATCACCGGGTGCCCTTCGCGGCGAATTCGGCGACGGCGTCCGCGTTGTCCTTGGTGATGAAGGCGGGGCCGGTGAGGACGGGTGCGGTGCCGCCTCCGCTGACGTTGCCGTTGGTCTTGTAGAGCCAGAGGGAGTCGACGGCGAGGTAGCCCTGGAGGTAGGGCTGCTGGTCGACGGCGAATTCGACGGTGCCGTTCTGGACGGCCTTGACGAGGTCCTTGTTGAGGTCGAAGGTGGCGACCTTGGCCTTGGTGTCGGCGTCGGCGAGGGACTGTACGGCGGTCAGGGCGATGGGGGCGCCGAGGGTGACGACCTGGTCGATGGAGGAGTCGGCCTTGAGTTTGGCGGTGATGGTGGATTTGACGGAGGGCATGTCGGTGCCGTTGACGTAGAGGATGTCGGTCTTGCCGGTGAAGCCCTTCTTCAGGCCGGCACAGCGGGCTTCGAGGGCGACCTGGCCCTGTTCCTGGATGACGCAGAGGGCGTGTTCGGCGCCGAGGGAGTTGAGGCGTTCGCCGAAGGCCTGGCCGGCGATGTTCTCGTCCTGGCCGAAGTACTCGAGCATGCCGAGTTTCTTCCAGTCGTCGACGCCGGAGTTGAAGCCGACGACGGGGATGCCGGCGGTGGTGGCTTTGGCGATGACGTCTTTCATGGCTTCGGGCTTGGCAGCGGTGAGGGCGATGCCGTCGACTTTCTGGTCGATGGCGTTCTGGACGAGATTGGCCTGGTTGCCGGCGCTGGGGTCGCTGGAGTAGATGAGTTTGATGTTGTCCTTGGCGGCGGCGGCCTGGGCGCCCTTGCGGATGAGGTCCCAGAAGGTGTCGCCGGGGGAGGCGTGGGTGACCATGGCGACGGTCATGCGGGGGGTGGTGGCCTTGCCCGCGGAGGCGTCGGCGGTACCCTCTTCGGACTTCTTGCCGCCCGAGCTGCTGGAACAGCCCGCGGCGAACAGGACGCCCACCAGAGCGGTGGCGGTCAAAGTGGCGGCTCGGTGGTGTCTGTGCATGTCCCTTGCACCTCGCTGTGCGGTTGGGGTGGGAGAAGGGCAGAGAGCGCATCCGTGGTGGAGAGTGACACGCCGAGGGCGAGCTGTGTGGGAGCCCTGGACTTGTCGGAGCAAGCTGCCCCGGCCCGGGAAACGGGCGGGCGTCAGATGGATGCCCCTGCTGTCGATGAGGTGATGGCTGTAGCGGTCATGGAGGGAGCGGTCATGGATGTGGACCACGCGTTCCGGTCGCTGGAGCGCGTTAGTAGCGCGCTCTAGTGGCATGACTATGGAGCCGCCCACGAGGGATGTCAACAGGCATGTCAGGACGTTCCAACAAAAGCTCGCCCCGCGCGGATCCCCCGGGGTCAGGCCCCGGCTTCGACAGGCGGGTGGGTCACGCGTGCGGCCGGCGAAGGGCGCGGGCTGCCAGCGCCTCCAGCAGGAGATCGACCGCCTCCTCGAAGGAACTGCTCCCCATGGTGTGCAGTTCCTGGCGCACGGTGGTCAGTGCGGGATACGAAGCGGGGTCCAGCCCCTGGTAGACCTCGCGCCAGGCCCGGTGGTCGGCCTCGCGCTGCTGTCGCGGGAGCGCATGGAACGCGGCGTCCATGGCGGCATGGCTGAGCACGGTGTCTATGAACGTCAGGTACAGGCGCGTGGCCTCGGCCGGTTCGAAGCCCGCGGACAACAGCAGGCCGACCCCGGTCTCCACGGCGCGGATCTCGTTCTCACGCCGGGTCACCCGGTACGAGGCGAAGGCCGCCGCGCGCGGGTGTGCGAGGTATCCGGCGCGGACCCGCAGGGCCATCTCGCGCAGGTCGGCCACCCAGTCGCCCCTGGAGGCGAACCCTGCCATGGCGTCGCCGATGATGCGGTCGGCGATGGCGAGCACCAGATCGTCGGTGCCGTGGAAGTAGCGGTAGAGGGCGCTGGGGTCGCAGCCCAGGGCGGTGCCGAGCCGGCGCACGCTGAGCGCCTCCGGACCGTGCTCGCCGATCAGCCTGAGGGCGGTCTCCACGATCAGGTCCTCCGACAGCAGGACCCCCGAGCGGGTGGGCCGTCGGCGACTGCGCTCCTGCGGGACTCGGGTGGTCATGCCGGGGCTCCTGTCGCTTCGGACCGCTTCGGACTGCTTGGGGCTGCTTGGGGCTGCTTGGGATCGCCGGGACCGGGGGCACCGCAGGGGTCGTGGGGACCGCGGGGACCGTGGGGGCCGCGTACCCGCAGTGAAGAGGCCCCGGACGCCTTATGTCAACAGGATTGACGCAACGCGAAGGCCAGGTGTTCCATCACAGTCCCGCGCGGCTCTTCCCGCCTCCCCTCCCTGCGAGGAGCCTTCCATGTCATCCACACCACTGCGCCGCTCCCTCGGCGTCGTCGACGGTGTCGCCATCGCCGCCTCCAGCACCGCCGCCACCACCAGCATCGCCATCGGCATGGGCACGATCGCCACCATCGTGGGTCTGCAGGCCCCGGCGCTGCTGCTCCTCGCCTTCCTGCCCGTGCTGGGCATCGCCACCGCCTACGCCCGGCTCAACCGCTCGGAACCCAACTGCGGCAACGGCTACACCTGGGTCGGCAAGACGCTCGGTCCCTGGCCCGGCTTTCTGACCGGGTGGGTCACCATCGTCGGCTCGGTCATCTTCTGCGCCTACACCAGCGCGGTCATGGGCTCCGTCGTCCTGATCTTCGCCAACAAGGCCGGCCTGCACTCCCTGGCGGGCATCGCCCTCGATCCGTCGTCCACCGGCGTCAGCACGGCCGTCGGGCTGGTGCTTCTGCTCGGCCTCACCGCTCTCGCCGTCACCGGCACCCGCGCCACCACCCGCTTCCAGTTCGTGCTGCTGGTCTTCGAGTACGCCGTGCTGCTGGGCTTCTGCGGCTGGGCCCTGATCACCGGCAAGCAGTCCTTCTCCCTCTCCTGGTTCAACCCCTTCGAGATCACGGACGGCACCACCTTCGCCCAGGGCATGGTCCTCGCCGTGTTCTTCTTCTGGGGCTGGGACGCGGCGTTCAGCGTCAACGAGGAGACGAAGAGTCCGGGCGACGCGGCGCGCGGCGGCCTGATCGCCCTGTCCGCGATGCTGGGACTGTTCCTCTTCGCCTCGGTCGCCTTCCAGCGGGAGATGAGCCTGCCCGAACTCATCAAGAACGGCCCGCAGGCCCTGCCGTACCTCGGTGAGAAGCTGGCCGCCGAGCCCTGGGCCACCCTGCCCGTGGTCGCCCTGATGTGTTCGGCCGCCGCCTCGGTCCAGTCCACGCTGATCCCCACGGCGCGCGGGCTGCTCGCGATGGGCCGGGACCGCACCATGGGTCCGGTGTGGACCCGGGTGCATCGCCGGTACGGCACCCCCGCCGCCGGAACCGTCGTCGTGCTGTCGATCGCCTTCGTGATCGCCCTGCTGGCCGTCGCCATCCCGCGGCTGAGCGACATGCTGCTGGCCGCCGTCAACTCCATCGGCCTGCTCGTCGCCCTCTACTACGGCCTCACCGCTCTCGCGTGCGCCGTCCGCTTCTGGCCCGACCGCCGCGAAGGGTTCCGTACGGCGTTGCTCGCCGTGGGCGTGCCGGCCGTGTCCGGTCTGGTGCTGCTCGGTCTCGGCTGCTATCTCGGATACTCCTACCTGACCAAGAGCGACCACTTCGAACTGAGCCCCGACAACGGGTGGTTCATGTTCTCCCTGCCCGCCGTCATCGTCCTCGCCGGGCTCGGGATGGCCGCGGTGGCCAAGTACGTCCGCCGGTCGCCGTACTTCAGCACCGGACACGGCACCGACGCCGAGACGATCGCCCTCCCCATGGACCGTACGGCCGTCTGAGCGCCCGTCCGCCCCGACCCGTTCCCTGCCCCCCCCCGCACCCCCACCACGGAGTCAGCTCCCATGTCGCAGTCGCAGGCCACCGGCCCCGCCGATCTCGTCCTCACCGGAGGGCCCGTCCACACCGTCGATCCCGCCCGCAGCCGGGCCACCGCCGTGGCCGTGCACGGCGGGCGGATCACGGCCGTCGGTCACGACGAGGTGCACGCACTGATCGGGCCGGGCACGGAGGTCGTCGACCTCGCCGGGAAACTGCTGCTCCCCGGCTTCCAGGACGCCCACGTCCACCCGCAGGGCGCGGGTCTGGAACTCGGCCTGTGCCATCTCGCCGACACCGTCGACCCCGCCGAGTACCTGCGGCGGATCCGGGCGTACGCCGACGACCACCCGGATGCCGAATGGATCACCGGCGGCGGCTGGTCCCTGGAGGCGTTCCCCGGCGGCGCCCCCACCGCCGCGGCCCTGGACGCTATCGTCCCCGACCGGCCCGTCTTCCTGCCCAACCGCGACCACCACGGCGCCTGGGTCAACACCCGGGCGCTGGAACGAGCAGGCATCGACGCCCGCACCCCCGACCCCGCCGACGGCCGCATCGAACGCGACGCCGACGGCAACCCGACCGGCATGCTCCAGGAGGGCGCCGTCCATCTGGTGGGGCGGCTCGTCCCCACCCCCACGCCCGAGGACCAACTGGCCGCCCTGCTGCGCGCCCAGGCCGTGCTGCACTCCCACGGTGTCACCGCCTGGCAGGACGCCATCGTCGGCGCCTACGCCAACATGACCGACCCCGCGCCCTCCTACCGCGCGGCACTGGACCGGGGACTGCTCACCGCCCGCGTCGTCGGCGCGCTGTGGTGGGACCGCGAACGCGGCGCCGAGCAGATCCCCGAACTCGCCGCGCGACGCGAGGAGTTGAGCGGTGACCGGTTCCGCGCCGGCACGGTGAAGATCATGCAGGACGGCATCGCCGAGAACCACACCGCGGCGATGCTCGACCCGTATCTCACCGGCTGCGGCTGCTCCTCGGGAGGCAGCGGCATCAGCTTCGTCGAACCCGGCGAGCTGAGGAAGTACGTCACCGAACTCGACGCGCTCGGCTTCCAGGTCCACTTCCACGCCCTCGGCGACCGCGCGGTGCGCGAGGCGCTCGACGCCGTCGAGGCCGCCCGCACCGCCAACGGCCACCGCGACACCCGCCACCACCTGGCGCACCTCCAAGTCGTCCACCCTCACGACATACGACGCTTCCGGGCGCTCGGCGCCACCGCCAACCTGCAGATGCTGTGGGCCGCCCACGAACCCCAGATGGACGAACTCACCCTGCCGTTCCTGGGCCCCGAACGCGGCGCCCGGCAGTACCCCTTCGGCGACCTGCTGCGCGCGGGAGCGACCCTCGCCGCGGGCAGCGACTGGCCGGTCAGCAGCCCGGACCCGCTCCAGGCCATCCACGTCGCCGTCAACCGGGTCTCCCCGGACGCACCCGAGGGCACCCCCGAGTTCCTGCCCGGACAGCGCCTCGACCTCGGCGCCGCCCTCGCCGCGTACACGGCGGGCAGCGCCTACGTGAACCACCTCGACGCCGTCACCGGCAGCATCACCGTCGGCAAGGCCGCCGACCTGGTCGTCCTCGACCGGGACCCGTTCACGGGCCCGCCCGAGGAGATCGCCGCCACCCGGGTCCTGCAGACCTTCGTCGCGGGGGAACGCGTCCACGCGGCCCCCGACGCCTGATGGACCGTCCTCGGCGGGTGGACGCCACCGCGCGCACCCGCCGTCGTACGGACTACTCGCCCTTCGGTGCCGCCTGCTGGACGACCTCGAAGGACCACAGCGTGGCGGCGGAAGCCGCGGGCTTGGGGCGGTCCCCCTCCGCGCCGCCCCGGTGCGCCCCCTGCATCGGGCCGTCCCGCCACGCCTGGAACGACTCCTCGTCACGCCACCGCGTGTAGACGAGGTAGGTGTCCGTGCCCTCGACCGGACGGAGAAGCTCGAACCACTCGAAGCCGTCGGAGTTCTCCACGGCACCGGCGCGTGCGGCGAACCGCTTCTCGAGGGTCTCCCGCTGCTCCGCCGGGACGGACAGTACGTTGATCTTGACTACGCTCATGATCCCATCCTGCCTGCCACCACCTCCGCTCCCGCGCACCACCCCGCGCGGGAGAGAAGAACGAGAAGGAGCGGGAGCGAGAGGGAGAGGGGGGCCGGGGGCGCCTTATGGGTCATCAGGAACTGCGAGGTGGGCCACCACAGCAGATGCTTGTGGCGAGGGCGAGCCCCGGATCAGGAGGTGAGGGTGGGACGTCTCGACGGACGCGTGGCGATCGTCACCGGCGGAGCCCGTGGCATCGGCGCCGCCGTGGCACGGCTGCTCGCGGCGGAGGGCGCCCACGTGGTCGTCGCCGACATCCTCGAAGCCGAAGCCGCGCCCTGGTCGCGCAGCTCGGCAAGTGGGGGCTGCGCGGGCTGGCGAAGACCGCCGCGCTGGAACTGGCCCACGACGGGATCCGCGTCTGCTCCGCTCACCTCGGCGCCATCCGGACCGGCATGACCGTCGGCTTCGACGACTCCTACACCGCCGGACAGCCCCTGCCCCGGTTCGGCGAGCCCGCGGAAGTCGCCCGCATGGTGCTCTTCATCGTCGCCGACGCCACCTTCTCGACGGGGGTCGAGTTCGTCCTGGACGGCGGCATCCTCGCCGGTCCGCCCGCCGTCCTGACTTCCGCCGAACAGGTCCCGGCGTGAGGGGCCGGGTGCGGGAACCGCGGAAGCGGGCGCCGCTCGTGGGAGGTCGGACGCTCCGACGGGTGCGCGGTCCGCTGGCCGTCGCCGTCCTCGCCGCCGCCGTCGGCGCGTGCGGCACGCTGTCGGAGCGGCGCGACGCGGTACGGGACGTCACGGCGGCCTTCGAGAAGGCACTCGACGAGGGCGCCTACGGCCGCGTCTGCGCCGCCCTGGCGCCCGGCACCGTCGAGGAGCTCGCACAGTCGGCCGACGGCTCCTGCACGAAGGCCCTGAGCGCGCAGGCACCGCCTCGGGGCGGCGCCCTGCGGCTCGCCGACGTCTACGGAAACCAGGCGCGGGCGGTGCTCGCCAAGGACACCCTGTTCCTCTCCCGCTTCGACGACGGGTGGAAGGTCGTGGCCGCCGGATGCGTACGGCTACGGAAACAGCCGTACCAGTGCCGGATCAAGGGCGGGTGACACCATGCGCGTGATGTTCACCGCCATCCTGCTGATCATCGCCGTCGGCCTCGCCTACCTCGCCGCCCTGGGACTGATGCAACGATGACGCGGAACTCCTCCCGGCCCGAGGCCTCGGGGCGCGGACGCGTGCTGGGATTCGTGCGGGACAACGGGCTCGGGCTGTTCTTCACCGTCACGTTCCTGTTCGCCGTCGCCGGGCAGGCGATCGCAGGCCACGCCGACTTCAACAACCAGCTGGCCGTGGAACAGCTCCAGCAGATCAGCTTCGCCGAGTACCTGACGACGTCCGACTTCGCCGTCGACGTGGCGGAGAACTGGCAGTCGGAGTACCTGCAGTTCTTCCTCTACGTCGGCGCGACGGTCTGGCTGCTGCAGCGCGGCTCGCCCGAGTCGAAGAAGCTGGACAAGGCCGGCACCGAGTCCGACAAGGAACAACGGGTCGGCGAGCACGCCGAGGAGAACTCGCCGAAGTGGGCCGCGGCCCCGGGGTGGCGTCGCGCGGTGTACTCGCACTCGCTGCTGCTGGTCATGGGGACGATCTTCGTGCTGTGCTGGCTGGTTCACTCGATCACCGGTGCGGCCGCCTTCAACGAGCAGCGGCTGCGGCAGCTCCAGGCCCCCATGAGCTGGTCGCGGTACCTGGGCTCGGCCGACTTCTGGAACCGTACGCTGCAGAATTGGCAGTCCGAACTGCTGGCCGTGGCCTCGATGGCGGTGCTGTCGATCTACCTGCGGCAGCGGGGCTCACCGGAGTCGAAGCCGGTCGGAGCCGCCCACGACGCCACCGGCGTGGAGGGCTGACCCCCGCGGACGGTGTCGTGTCGACCCCTCGATGCGGGGCACTCGGGGCCTGGCGGGCCCGCTCCCGGGGCCGTCGCGCTGAGGCTGGAGGCGAAGGACATGGGTCATGGTGGAAACGTCATCGACGAGCTGGTGACCGATCACCGAGAGGTGGAGGAGCTCTTCGGACGGATCGAGGCGCTGCCGTCCGGCGCCAAGAACCGCAAACTGTACGCGGACCAGGCCACGATGGAGCTGGTCCGGCACTCGGTGGCCGAGGAGGAGTACCTCTACCCGGCCGTACGCGAGCACCTGCCCGGCGGCGCGGCCCTGGCCGACAAGGAACTCGCGGACCATGCGCGGGCCGAGCAGATCATGAAGGACCTGGAAGCCCGCGAGCCGGACGATCCCGAGTTCGACCGGCTCATCGGCATGCTGATGCGGGAGATCCGCGAGCACCTGGTCGACGAGGAGCAGAACCTGTTCCCCAGGCTGCTCGCGACATGCCCGGCGGACGCGCTCGACGACCTCGGCGACAAGGTCCGCAGGGCGAAGAAGACCGCCCCGACGCGTCCCCACCCGGTCGCCCCGGACAAGCCCCCGGCCAACAAGCTGCTGTCCCCGGGCGCGGGCCTGGTCGACCGGCTCCGCGACACCCTGACAGGCCGCGGCAAACACGCCTGACCCCGCCCCGCCCCGCCCCGCCCCGGCCAGGTCGGCGGTGTTGTCGGCCGGGTACCTGGCTGGATCGTCGGGGCGTCAGGCCATGAGGGCCTGGCCTCGGCCGAGGCGGGCGAGGAGCTGGGGGTGGTGGAGGGCGGCCACGGGGGCGACGAGGTCGGGATGACGCAGAAGTGCGGCGGCCTGGCGGTCCCGGTCGTCGGGGGAGACCAGGCGACGGAAGTCCGGCGACGCACCGTGCGTGTGGTCGCCTCCGGTGAGACCGGCCACCGCTCCCGCGGCGAGTCCGGCGTCGGTGAGCAGGCAGGCCGCCCAGCTCGCCACGACCTCGTCCACCCAGCTGCGCCAGGCCGAGTCGTCCCCGTCAGCGTCCGGGTCCGCCGGGCCGCTGGTCCAGTCCAGCCGGGCCGAGCCGCCGGGGCCCACCAAGCCGACCAGCGCGGCGTCCGTGGCGGTCGGATAGCGCAGCCAGGCCGCTACGGTCACCGCCTGGCGGGCCTGCGCCTCGCACAGGGCGTGGGCGAGCGCGCCGCCGCTGGCCGGATAGGCCCGGGTCAGCCATTCGGTGGTGGCGGCGATGAGCGGGGAGAGGTCTGCGAGCACGGGGCCGTCCGGGATCTTCGGCGAAGCGACGAGTGACGAGGCAACAAGGTGACGAAGCGACGAGGTGCGAGCCATCGTGCTTCGGGGTCTCCTGAACCGTAGCCTGCGGCTCCCCGGGAGGACACGGTCCCGGTCTCACCGTCGACGTGGTCTCAGCCACAGTTCCCGGCGACGGGCGACGGCGAGGGGTCGCGCCGGGGCGCCGGTGGTGATACTGGCGCGGTGCCGTCGACACCACAGCCACAAGAGGTGGCCACCCCGCACCCCATAACGCCTGACGCGCCGGACGCGATAGCGCGCCCGCTGCT is a window encoding:
- a CDS encoding hemerythrin domain-containing protein — its product is MGHGGNVIDELVTDHREVEELFGRIEALPSGAKNRKLYADQATMELVRHSVAEEEYLYPAVREHLPGGAALADKELADHARAEQIMKDLEAREPDDPEFDRLIGMLMREIREHLVDEEQNLFPRLLATCPADALDDLGDKVRRAKKTAPTRPHPVAPDKPPANKLLSPGAGLVDRLRDTLTGRGKHA